In one window of Tellurirhabdus rosea DNA:
- a CDS encoding GNAT family N-acetyltransferase, whose protein sequence is MNIPVSLHIRPLTVADAPLLARVSLQAYRDHYLHLWHDRGAWYTQKCFTVEQLATELADASSRFFLIYAAEKPVGFLKLNLSEPAQSHVKAGYVPPADALELERIYFVRAATGQGIGSAVLRFVDDFARQNGKRTVWLKAMDSSTDALQFYRKNGYRPVGTHRLDFSQMKEEYWGMVILGKALPE, encoded by the coding sequence GTGAATATCCCTGTTTCCCTGCACATTCGTCCGCTTACCGTTGCCGACGCCCCGCTTCTGGCCCGGGTTTCCCTGCAGGCCTACCGCGATCATTACCTGCACCTCTGGCACGACCGGGGCGCTTGGTACACCCAAAAGTGCTTCACGGTCGAACAGCTGGCCACGGAACTGGCCGATGCGAGCAGCCGCTTTTTCCTCATTTATGCTGCCGAAAAACCCGTCGGCTTCCTCAAACTAAACCTGAGCGAACCGGCGCAAAGCCACGTCAAAGCCGGGTATGTGCCGCCCGCCGACGCGCTCGAACTGGAACGGATTTATTTCGTTCGGGCAGCTACGGGGCAGGGCATTGGCTCGGCCGTTCTGCGCTTCGTGGACGACTTTGCCCGTCAGAACGGCAAACGGACGGTCTGGCTGAAAGCGATGGACAGCAGCACGGACGCGTTACAGTTTTACCGGAAAAACGGCTACCGTCCCGTCGGTACGCACCGGCTCGATTTTTCGCAGATGAAGGAAGAATACTGGGGCATGGTCATTCTGGGCAAAGCGTTGCCCGAATAG
- a CDS encoding LytR/AlgR family response regulator transcription factor, with the protein MNVLIIEDEIPAAKRLAKLLKETDPGLNVVATVGSIAAGVTYLSGRPAVDLLFSDIHLSDGLCFEIYKQVEPPGPIIFTTAYDDYAIQAFKHNSLDYLLKPIMADELKAALQKLGKMRQTQAPGGLTSQSVEQLIRSLTQPPRTYRERFLVTHKETFVPIPSEEVAYFYSENKLTRLVRPDGRWFVLPETLEELTDQLDPRQFFRANRQFIVSSGSVRTIHKHFNGKLKLVLTPDPTEEVMVSRERAEEFKQWLNQ; encoded by the coding sequence ATGAATGTTCTCATCATCGAAGACGAAATTCCCGCCGCCAAACGGCTGGCGAAGCTCCTGAAAGAGACCGATCCGGGCCTGAACGTGGTGGCTACGGTCGGGAGCATTGCGGCCGGGGTGACCTACCTGTCGGGTCGCCCGGCAGTTGATCTGCTGTTCAGCGATATTCACCTGTCCGACGGGCTGTGCTTTGAGATTTACAAACAGGTTGAGCCGCCGGGGCCGATCATTTTCACCACGGCTTACGATGATTACGCCATCCAGGCTTTCAAGCACAACAGCCTCGACTACCTGCTCAAGCCCATCATGGCCGATGAACTGAAGGCGGCCCTGCAGAAACTTGGCAAAATGAGGCAAACGCAGGCTCCCGGCGGCCTGACGTCCCAGTCCGTCGAGCAGCTCATCCGGTCGCTGACCCAGCCCCCGCGTACGTACCGCGAACGGTTTCTGGTGACGCATAAGGAGACGTTCGTGCCGATTCCGAGCGAGGAAGTCGCTTATTTTTATTCCGAAAACAAACTGACCCGCCTTGTCCGTCCCGATGGCCGCTGGTTTGTGCTGCCCGAAACGCTCGAAGAACTCACCGACCAGCTCGACCCCCGGCAGTTCTTCCGCGCCAACCGGCAGTTTATCGTCAGCTCCGGCAGCGTCCGGACCATTCACAAGCATTTCAACGGCAAACTAAAGCTGGTTCTAACCCCCGACCCCACCGAAGAAGTGATGGTAAGCCGGGAGCGGGCCGAAGAATTCAAGCAGTGGCTAAACCAGTGA
- a CDS encoding sensor histidine kinase produces MNPDNLKETSRSFMLWLRWAGVPLVGLLLYALSYVINPKLFAAPYYDQLGWTGYVCDLVFVLIGSFVLFESTVWLSRWLDRWLPWSDWPWQRLLGQFALMVVWGLVVTRFLIWLIDWLLIPSTYQVTELDIMGMRQTVVLGVIMAVCINAVYTGESFFRRWKAALVEAEQLKRESVEARFQALKSQLDPHFLFNNLNTLTYLVDENPTAVRFIGNLSLVYRYILQNRDKTLVPLSDELKLAEAYLFLLKNRFGEGIQVEIDVPDCDRNRMIPPMTLQLLIENAVKHNVVDEARPLAIRLKCSESGELVVENSLHRRQTVEGKNGIGLRNIRHRYELLNCGEPTIVEAETAFTVRLPLV; encoded by the coding sequence ATGAATCCGGATAACCTAAAGGAAACTTCCCGTTCGTTTATGCTCTGGCTGCGCTGGGCCGGGGTGCCGCTGGTGGGGCTGCTGCTGTATGCGCTGTCGTACGTCATCAACCCTAAGTTGTTTGCCGCCCCGTATTACGACCAGCTCGGCTGGACGGGCTATGTCTGCGATCTGGTGTTCGTGCTGATCGGGTCGTTTGTCCTCTTTGAATCTACCGTCTGGCTGAGCCGGTGGCTCGACCGGTGGCTGCCCTGGTCGGACTGGCCGTGGCAGCGGTTGCTGGGGCAGTTTGCACTGATGGTCGTCTGGGGGCTGGTGGTGACCCGGTTTCTTATCTGGCTGATTGACTGGCTACTGATTCCGAGCACGTACCAGGTTACGGAGCTGGACATCATGGGCATGCGGCAGACCGTGGTGCTGGGCGTAATTATGGCCGTTTGCATCAACGCCGTTTACACCGGCGAATCGTTTTTCCGCCGCTGGAAGGCCGCGCTGGTCGAAGCCGAGCAGTTGAAACGGGAATCGGTCGAGGCCCGCTTTCAGGCCCTGAAAAGCCAGTTGGACCCGCATTTTCTGTTCAACAACCTGAATACGCTGACTTATCTGGTGGACGAAAACCCGACGGCCGTCCGCTTCATCGGAAACCTCTCGCTGGTCTACCGCTACATTCTGCAAAACCGTGACAAAACGCTGGTGCCTCTATCCGACGAACTCAAACTGGCCGAAGCCTATCTTTTCCTGCTCAAAAACCGCTTTGGCGAAGGCATTCAGGTGGAGATTGATGTGCCCGACTGCGACCGGAACCGGATGATTCCGCCCATGACGCTGCAACTGCTGATCGAAAACGCCGTGAAGCACAATGTCGTAGACGAAGCCCGTCCGCTGGCTATCCGCCTGAAGTGCAGCGAGTCCGGTGAGCTGGTGGTCGAAAATTCGCTGCATCGGCGGCAGACGGTGGAAGGCAAAAACGGCATCGGACTCCGCAACATCCGGCACCGCTACGAACTGCTGAATTGCGGCGAACCGACGATCGTGGAAGCCGAAACGGCGTTTACGGTACGGTTACCGTTGGTATAA
- a CDS encoding ABC-F family ATP-binding cassette domain-containing protein, with product MVSVSNVSLRYGKRVLFDDVNIKFIPGNCYGVIGANGAGKSTFLKILSGEIEPQSGQVSIGTGERMSVLKQNQFAYDEFPVLQTVIMGNERLWEITQEKDALYAKADFTDADGERAAELEAEFAEMNGWDAESDAAALLSGLGIREDLHYNLMADLNGSEKVRVLLAQALFGNPDILLLDEPTNNLDVESSIWLENFLGNFKNTVIVVSHDRHFLDQVCTHIVDIDFSKVKMYTGNYTFWYESSQLALKQRQDQNKRVEDKRKELEEFIRRFSANASKSKQATSRAKLLEKLTIEDIAPSSRKYPYINFKSEREPGDQILTVENLTYTSEDGQKLFENLSFTMRRDDKIFFFSRDGLAVTALFDILAGERKADSGDFKWGVTITPAYFPNDTGRDKYFQTDLNLVDWLRQFSAEKDESFIRGFLGRMLFSGEESLKKATVLSGGEKVRCMLSRMMLSGANLLMLDEPTNHLDLESIEAENRGLIDFKGPVLFSSHDHQFVQTIANRIIEITPAGHLDKLMTYDEYLSDERVKQQRDELYAAVA from the coding sequence ATGGTTTCAGTATCAAACGTCTCGCTTCGCTACGGCAAGCGGGTACTTTTTGACGACGTCAATATCAAATTCATACCGGGCAACTGCTACGGCGTTATCGGCGCAAACGGGGCGGGCAAATCGACTTTCCTCAAAATTCTTTCGGGCGAAATCGAACCGCAGAGCGGGCAGGTCAGCATCGGCACCGGCGAACGGATGTCGGTCCTGAAACAGAACCAGTTCGCCTACGACGAATTCCCGGTTCTGCAAACGGTCATCATGGGCAACGAACGCCTGTGGGAAATCACCCAGGAAAAAGACGCGCTCTACGCCAAAGCCGACTTCACGGACGCGGACGGGGAGCGGGCCGCCGAACTGGAAGCCGAATTTGCCGAAATGAACGGCTGGGACGCCGAATCCGACGCGGCCGCGCTGCTTTCGGGCCTCGGCATTCGCGAAGACCTGCATTACAACCTCATGGCCGACCTCAACGGTTCGGAGAAAGTACGCGTTCTGCTTGCCCAGGCCCTGTTTGGCAACCCCGACATCCTGCTGCTCGACGAACCGACCAACAACCTCGACGTTGAATCGAGCATCTGGCTGGAAAACTTCTTGGGGAACTTCAAAAATACGGTGATCGTGGTCAGCCACGACCGTCACTTCCTCGACCAGGTCTGTACCCATATCGTAGACATCGACTTCTCGAAGGTGAAGATGTACACGGGTAACTACACGTTCTGGTACGAATCGAGCCAGCTGGCCCTGAAACAGCGTCAGGATCAGAACAAACGGGTGGAAGACAAGCGGAAGGAACTCGAAGAATTTATCCGGCGCTTCTCGGCCAACGCTTCCAAGTCGAAGCAGGCCACCAGCCGCGCCAAACTGCTGGAGAAACTGACGATTGAGGACATCGCGCCCTCGTCGCGGAAATACCCGTACATCAACTTCAAATCGGAGCGGGAACCGGGCGACCAGATCCTGACGGTCGAGAACCTGACCTACACCTCGGAGGACGGGCAGAAACTGTTCGAGAACCTGTCCTTTACGATGCGCCGCGACGACAAGATTTTCTTCTTCAGCCGCGACGGACTGGCCGTAACCGCCCTGTTCGACATTCTGGCGGGCGAGCGCAAGGCCGATTCGGGCGATTTCAAATGGGGCGTGACCATCACTCCGGCCTATTTTCCCAACGATACGGGCCGCGACAAGTACTTCCAGACCGACCTGAACCTGGTGGACTGGCTGCGGCAGTTCTCGGCCGAAAAAGACGAAAGCTTCATCCGCGGCTTCCTGGGCCGGATGCTGTTCTCGGGCGAAGAGTCGCTGAAGAAGGCGACCGTGCTGTCCGGGGGTGAAAAAGTGCGTTGTATGCTGTCGCGGATGATGCTCTCGGGCGCCAACCTGCTGATGCTCGACGAACCGACCAACCACCTCGACCTCGAATCGATTGAAGCGGAAAACCGCGGCCTGATCGACTTCAAAGGTCCGGTGCTGTTCTCTTCGCATGACCACCAGTTTGTGCAGACAATCGCCAACCGCATCATCGAAATCACCCCGGCGGGTCACCTCGACAAGCTGATGACCTACGACGAGTACCTCTCCGACGAACGCGTGAAGCAGCAGCGCGACGAACTATACGCAGCCGTTGCCTGA
- a CDS encoding efflux RND transporter permease subunit, with the protein MKLTLLSIKRPILVIVLFLILGILGLFSYSQMRYELLPNMSIPFIIVTTPYPGASPDEVESGITKPIEDAVSSADRIKRITAMSQENVSVVMIEFKHDVDSDKALQDVQRRVNQIATTLPADARTPTLDRYSLTELPVLRVAANSQLSDLDFGMLLKTQIKPRLSQVAGVGQVLFVGLPEKEVAVALDAARLKSLNLSVLQVVGAIRASNLNVPSGSVKDRDAAYSVRVVGKTDAIDHLRDIVVHTGSNGQKVLLGEVATVQTVQKELENVSRFMVRNADGAPANAQSAVGILVKKQSGANNVEVSAAVRKAMTGLEKEYAAAGLKFSIAQDGSEFTLAAADAVNHDLMLAIGLVALVMFVFLHSLRSSLIVMVAIPASLLSTFIFMNLLGFSLNLLTLLALSLVIGILVDDSIVVLESIYQQLEKGLDRRTAALEGRNSIGFAAIAITLVDVVVFVPLSLSPGLIGDLMREFALVVVISTLFSLLVSFTLTPMIASRFGKLEHLSDKSLMGRFGLWFERQYDRLAQGYHSLLAGALHYRKTTVGLTFLLFVSSLMLPGMGFIGGEFMPPTDKGEINAVLQFPEGYKLQQTDDMARRFEQKLYQLPEVRRVFTNVGANPEGWSGLPTSRNAVEFAITFSPRQERTKDLNTLTREVKELASQIPGARIRAYPLGILGSDNAAPIVIMVSGANRDKVRAETIRLVDAMRNIPGTADVRFSGNVRKPEIEVEVDREKLARFGLTTESAGMAIRTALAGFDDLKIQQEAQSVTLRIQYAEAFRSRTEEIGNMTLTNALGQPVELRQVATIRETYNPAILERKDRDNSITITSQAIGRPVGEIGVDIQKAVETLKLDPTVRVTYGGDLELQDDSFGKLGLMFLAAILFMYLIMVALYNSWAYPFVVLFSIPVAIVGALYAMAFTMNSMNVFTILGMIMMLGLVAKNAILLVERANENREAGMGVVEALLEAGRIRLRPILMTTLAMVVGMLPIALATGPGAELKTGLAWALIGGLSSSLFLTLVFVPVMYLYFTRMIGKLGGEGGRGEKGREGVRGVSRGELVAGLLVVTLSTVQAQPVPGGGEVRKLSLNEAAELVRRQNGDVKVAQWDVQKADAKLTEVKRMSLPAVNGAVQYQRNINPPVFFFPAFQITPDGFQLDNNRLTPVEAALKNQYNAGVTVAMPLIQPDLKLAKQQAAVGKQAAAENLRAVTARQVSEVKKQYLNVLLAEEQRRLVEQSLRRAEQALREARNLYRVQLATDADTLRAFVEVENLRPGLSRLDRTGRLLRNQLAVLTSFNPSVQLVLTDSLALEGEEELKEETTVGQALSRRPELRQLALGLDNSRLQLRVEQVRRLPTLSLFGQAATLSQVNDFRFKDSRWPFVSFVGLQLNIPVFNATTAPKIQQARLAQIQLEEQIRYNKALIANEVRSGLDAQEEARERIRAGAGIVRAAERSYALVQSRYKQGLVKFSDVTDAELALRQAQTNRVQAVYDFLVAKVELERATGQE; encoded by the coding sequence ATGAAACTCACACTCCTCTCCATAAAACGCCCCATCCTCGTCATTGTCCTGTTCCTGATACTGGGCATTCTGGGGCTGTTCTCGTATTCGCAGATGCGGTACGAACTGCTGCCGAACATGTCGATTCCGTTCATTATCGTCACGACGCCTTACCCCGGCGCATCTCCGGACGAGGTGGAAAGCGGCATTACCAAACCCATCGAAGACGCCGTTTCGTCGGCCGACCGGATCAAACGCATCACGGCCATGTCGCAGGAAAACGTCTCGGTGGTGATGATCGAATTCAAGCACGATGTCGATTCCGACAAGGCGCTGCAGGATGTGCAGCGGCGGGTCAACCAGATTGCCACGACCCTGCCCGCCGATGCCCGGACGCCGACCCTCGACCGGTATTCGCTCACCGAACTGCCCGTGCTGCGCGTAGCGGCCAACAGCCAGCTGTCGGACCTGGACTTTGGCATGCTGCTCAAAACGCAGATCAAGCCGCGGCTGTCGCAGGTGGCGGGCGTGGGGCAGGTGCTGTTTGTCGGACTGCCCGAAAAAGAGGTGGCCGTGGCGCTGGATGCCGCCCGGCTGAAATCGCTGAATCTGTCGGTCCTGCAGGTCGTCGGTGCTATTCGGGCGTCGAACCTGAACGTGCCCTCGGGCAGCGTAAAAGACCGGGATGCCGCCTATTCGGTGCGCGTGGTGGGAAAAACCGACGCCATCGACCACCTGCGCGACATCGTGGTGCATACCGGTTCCAACGGGCAGAAAGTGCTGCTGGGCGAAGTCGCCACGGTGCAAACGGTGCAGAAGGAACTGGAAAACGTGAGCCGGTTTATGGTGCGAAATGCCGACGGTGCCCCGGCCAATGCGCAGTCGGCCGTGGGGATTCTGGTGAAAAAGCAGTCCGGGGCCAACAACGTGGAGGTTAGCGCAGCCGTCCGCAAGGCCATGACTGGCCTCGAAAAAGAATACGCCGCGGCGGGTCTGAAGTTCTCCATCGCGCAGGACGGCTCCGAATTTACGCTGGCTGCCGCCGATGCCGTGAACCATGACCTGATGCTTGCTATCGGGCTGGTGGCGCTGGTGATGTTCGTGTTTCTGCACAGCCTGCGGTCGTCGCTGATCGTGATGGTCGCCATCCCGGCCTCCCTGCTTTCGACCTTCATTTTCATGAATCTGCTGGGCTTTTCGCTCAACCTGCTGACGCTGCTGGCCCTGTCGCTGGTCATCGGGATTCTGGTCGACGACTCGATTGTGGTGCTGGAAAGCATTTATCAGCAACTGGAAAAGGGCCTCGACAGGCGCACCGCCGCGCTGGAAGGCCGCAACAGCATTGGTTTTGCGGCCATCGCCATTACACTGGTAGACGTGGTGGTGTTCGTGCCGCTCTCGCTGTCACCGGGCCTGATCGGGGATCTGATGCGGGAATTTGCGCTCGTAGTGGTCATCTCGACCTTGTTCAGCCTGCTGGTGTCGTTTACGCTGACACCCATGATCGCCTCGCGGTTCGGCAAACTCGAACATCTTTCCGACAAATCGCTGATGGGCCGTTTCGGGCTTTGGTTCGAACGGCAGTACGACCGGCTGGCGCAGGGCTATCATTCCCTGCTGGCCGGTGCGCTCCATTACCGTAAAACCACCGTCGGGCTGACCTTTCTGCTGTTCGTGTCCTCGCTGATGCTGCCGGGCATGGGTTTTATCGGCGGAGAGTTCATGCCGCCGACCGACAAAGGCGAAATCAACGCCGTGCTGCAGTTTCCCGAAGGCTATAAACTCCAGCAGACCGACGACATGGCCCGCCGGTTTGAGCAGAAACTCTACCAGTTGCCGGAAGTACGGCGGGTGTTCACCAACGTCGGCGCGAATCCGGAGGGCTGGTCGGGCCTGCCGACGAGCCGGAACGCCGTCGAATTTGCCATCACCTTTTCGCCCCGGCAGGAGCGCACCAAAGACCTCAACACGCTGACGCGGGAGGTGAAGGAACTCGCCTCGCAGATTCCCGGTGCCCGGATTCGGGCCTACCCGCTCGGAATTCTGGGTTCGGACAACGCCGCGCCCATCGTCATCATGGTTAGCGGAGCCAACCGCGACAAGGTGCGGGCGGAAACCATCCGGCTGGTCGATGCCATGCGCAACATTCCAGGTACGGCCGACGTGCGGTTTTCGGGAAACGTGCGCAAACCGGAGATTGAAGTGGAAGTGGACCGCGAAAAACTGGCCCGCTTCGGCCTGACGACCGAAAGCGCCGGGATGGCGATCCGGACGGCCCTGGCCGGTTTCGATGATCTGAAAATTCAGCAGGAAGCCCAGTCCGTAACCCTGCGCATCCAGTACGCGGAGGCATTCCGCAGCCGGACGGAGGAAATCGGCAACATGACGCTGACCAACGCCCTCGGGCAGCCCGTTGAATTGCGGCAGGTCGCCACGATTCGGGAAACGTACAACCCGGCCATTCTGGAGCGGAAAGACCGCGACAATTCCATCACCATCACGTCGCAGGCCATCGGAAGGCCGGTGGGTGAAATTGGCGTGGACATTCAGAAAGCCGTGGAAACGCTGAAACTGGACCCCACGGTGCGCGTCACCTACGGCGGCGACCTCGAACTGCAGGACGATTCGTTCGGCAAACTGGGCCTGATGTTCCTGGCGGCGATTCTGTTCATGTACCTCATCATGGTGGCGCTGTACAACTCCTGGGCGTACCCGTTTGTCGTCCTGTTCTCGATTCCGGTGGCCATTGTCGGCGCCTTGTATGCCATGGCTTTCACAATGAATTCAATGAACGTGTTCACCATCCTCGGAATGATCATGATGCTGGGGCTGGTAGCCAAAAACGCCATTCTGCTCGTCGAACGGGCAAACGAAAACCGGGAGGCCGGGATGGGCGTGGTCGAGGCGCTGCTGGAAGCGGGCCGGATTCGCCTCCGCCCGATTCTGATGACGACGCTGGCGATGGTGGTCGGGATGCTGCCGATCGCGCTCGCGACGGGGCCGGGTGCAGAACTGAAAACGGGTCTGGCCTGGGCCCTCATCGGCGGGCTGTCGTCTTCCCTGTTCCTGACGCTGGTGTTTGTGCCGGTCATGTACCTGTACTTTACCCGGATGATTGGGAAGTTGGGAGGAGAAGGAGGAAGGGGAGAAAAGGGACGAGAGGGCGTAAGGGGCGTGAGCCGCGGCGAACTGGTGGCCGGACTGTTGGTGGTGACGCTTTCAACGGTGCAGGCTCAGCCGGTTCCGGGGGGCGGAGAAGTCCGGAAACTGTCTCTGAACGAAGCCGCCGAACTGGTACGCCGACAAAACGGCGACGTGAAAGTGGCGCAGTGGGATGTCCAGAAAGCGGACGCCAAACTGACCGAGGTGAAGCGCATGAGCCTGCCGGCCGTCAACGGAGCCGTGCAGTACCAGCGCAACATCAACCCGCCGGTCTTCTTCTTTCCCGCGTTTCAGATTACGCCGGACGGTTTTCAACTGGACAACAACCGGCTGACGCCCGTGGAGGCGGCCCTGAAAAATCAGTACAACGCGGGAGTGACCGTCGCCATGCCGCTCATTCAGCCGGATTTGAAACTGGCCAAACAGCAGGCCGCCGTCGGCAAGCAGGCGGCGGCGGAGAACCTGCGGGCCGTTACCGCCCGGCAGGTGAGCGAGGTCAAAAAGCAGTACCTGAATGTGCTGCTGGCGGAAGAACAGCGTCGGCTGGTGGAGCAGAGCCTCCGCCGGGCCGAACAGGCGCTGCGCGAGGCGCGCAACCTCTACCGGGTGCAACTGGCGACGGATGCCGACACGCTCCGGGCGTTTGTGGAGGTCGAAAACCTGCGTCCCGGCCTGTCCCGGCTCGACCGGACGGGGCGGCTGCTGAGAAACCAGCTTGCTGTGTTGACAAGCTTTAACCCGTCGGTACAACTTGTGCTGACCGATTCACTCGCTTTGGAAGGGGAGGAGGAACTGAAGGAAGAAACAACGGTGGGTCAGGCACTGAGCCGCCGCCCGGAACTTCGTCAGCTGGCGCTGGGCCTGGACAATAGCCGGTTGCAGCTCAGGGTGGAACAGGTGCGCCGCCTGCCGACGCTGAGCCTTTTTGGACAGGCCGCGACGCTCTCGCAGGTGAACGATTTCCGCTTTAAAGACAGCCGGTGGCCGTTTGTCAGCTTTGTTGGGCTGCAACTGAACATCCCGGTTTTCAATGCCACGACGGCTCCGAAAATTCAGCAGGCCCGCCTGGCGCAGATTCAGCTGGAAGAGCAGATTCGGTACAACAAGGCGTTGATTGCCAACGAAGTCCGGTCGGGTCTGGACGCCCAGGAAGAGGCCCGCGAACGGATTCGTGCCGGGGCCGGTATTGTCCGCGCGGCCGAACGAAGCTATGCGCTCGTGCAGAGTCGTTACAAACAGGGGCTGGTCAAATTCAGCGACGTGACCGACGCCGAGCTTGCCCTGCGGCAGGCCCAGACCAACCGCGTGCAGGCCGTATACGACTTTCTGGTGGCTAAGGTGGAACTGGAACGGGCGACGGGACAGGAGTAG
- a CDS encoding Crp/Fnr family transcriptional regulator, with product MKEELIAFLSRFPSLFPEAIDVLAEQLTVRSFTKGTLLVREGQLCNECYFVLKGCLRQYLLLDGLEKTTAFYTEGQAAVLFSSYTRQTASPHYLSCLEDSLLLIGTPTSETEMYRQFPELEYITRQMLEQDFGKTQDALTRFITSSPEQRYLHILEERPDLLQRAPQHQLASYIGVTPESLSRIRRRIGKAS from the coding sequence ATGAAAGAAGAGTTGATTGCCTTTTTGTCCCGGTTCCCGTCCCTTTTTCCTGAGGCCATCGACGTGCTGGCCGAACAGCTTACCGTCCGGAGTTTTACAAAAGGCACCCTTCTCGTGCGGGAAGGGCAATTGTGCAATGAATGCTACTTCGTTCTGAAAGGCTGTCTGCGGCAGTACCTGCTGCTCGATGGCCTTGAAAAAACAACGGCGTTTTACACCGAGGGGCAGGCGGCGGTTCTGTTTTCCAGTTACACCCGGCAGACCGCCTCGCCCCATTACCTAAGCTGCCTCGAAGATTCGCTCCTCCTCATCGGCACTCCAACTTCGGAAACGGAAATGTACCGGCAATTTCCTGAACTGGAATACATTACCCGCCAGATGCTGGAACAGGATTTTGGCAAAACGCAGGACGCCCTGACCCGGTTTATCACGTCTTCGCCCGAACAGCGCTACCTGCACATTCTGGAAGAACGACCCGATCTGCTGCAACGCGCGCCGCAGCACCAGCTTGCCAGTTACATCGGCGTGACCCCGGAGTCGCTGAGCCGCATCAGGCGACGGATCGGGAAGGCGTCGTGA
- a CDS encoding DUF4386 domain-containing protein yields the protein MHFESSISLRKLAVTAGFSLVLMALLAGFGYGFAFPKIVISGNPRATLENLQQSEPLFRMVILAFVLILLLDVVVAWAFYFFFKPVDAALSLLAAWLRIVYAALLGTALFPLAQVLPLLKQPGDNGPAMLNSLQSFQTTWSLGLILFGFHLLGLGYLVMKSGRTVPRMLGWLAVLAALCYLFTNTANLVFPDYEAYKARVEGVLSLPMALGELALAVWLLVKGGKRQPAVTTPSRSVA from the coding sequence ATGCATTTCGAAAGCAGCATCAGTCTGCGCAAACTGGCCGTCACGGCGGGCTTTTCGCTCGTGCTTATGGCGCTTCTGGCGGGATTCGGGTACGGATTCGCTTTCCCGAAAATCGTGATCTCCGGCAATCCCCGCGCAACCCTCGAAAATCTTCAGCAGTCGGAACCGCTGTTCAGAATGGTCATTCTGGCTTTTGTTCTTATTCTGCTGCTGGATGTCGTCGTGGCCTGGGCGTTCTATTTTTTCTTCAAACCGGTCGATGCCGCCCTGTCGCTGCTGGCGGCCTGGCTGAGAATCGTCTACGCCGCCCTGCTGGGAACGGCCCTCTTTCCGCTCGCCCAGGTGCTGCCGCTGCTAAAACAGCCGGGCGACAACGGACCGGCGATGCTGAACAGCCTGCAAAGCTTCCAGACAACCTGGTCGCTGGGACTCATCCTCTTTGGTTTTCATCTGCTGGGGCTTGGTTACCTCGTCATGAAATCGGGCCGGACTGTGCCCCGAATGCTGGGCTGGCTCGCCGTGCTGGCGGCCCTCTGCTATCTTTTTACCAACACGGCCAATCTGGTTTTTCCGGATTATGAAGCCTACAAGGCCAGAGTGGAAGGCGTTTTGAGTCTGCCGATGGCGCTGGGCGAACTGGCGCTGGCGGTCTGGCTGCTGGTAAAAGGCGGTAAACGACAACCGGCGGTCACGACGCCTTCCCGATCCGTCGCCTGA
- a CDS encoding ketopantoate reductase family protein produces MNILVFGSGTIGILYGWAFTEAGHHVTHYIRPGGSNTFQNGPVTIAVQDRRSRAFRPQNRTYEPPFVHTFYPSDHYDLILVPVTHRHVRATLETLQNRAGDATILFFGNQWETFGDIEHELAGRYLFGFPQNGGALQNNILEGTLTSQVVLAEPDGRFTNRLKDIQALFEQSGFAPRLEPDFKGWSRVHFAWNAATMSVALREGGMLNYAHHFGAIRHSFRVMRETMAVVRAMGTEPRRFSESRMAYSHSFVAALITRLLFLVVPSVMTIAEKHARTSVAELKSYYYDLYAMARRLNVQTPLFDALKPTIDALPDASLEPAAQAEWSPETA; encoded by the coding sequence ATGAACATTCTCGTCTTCGGCAGCGGCACCATCGGCATCCTCTACGGGTGGGCTTTCACGGAAGCCGGTCACCACGTCACGCACTACATTCGTCCCGGCGGCTCCAATACGTTCCAAAACGGGCCCGTCACGATAGCCGTGCAGGACCGCCGTTCCCGTGCCTTCCGGCCCCAAAACCGGACCTACGAGCCGCCTTTTGTCCATACCTTCTACCCGTCGGACCACTACGACCTGATTCTGGTGCCGGTAACTCACCGCCACGTCCGGGCGACCCTGGAGACGCTCCAAAACCGGGCGGGGGATGCGACAATCCTGTTTTTCGGCAACCAGTGGGAGACCTTCGGCGACATCGAGCACGAACTGGCCGGGCGCTACCTCTTCGGGTTTCCCCAAAACGGCGGCGCGCTGCAAAACAACATTCTGGAGGGCACGCTGACGTCGCAGGTGGTGCTGGCCGAGCCGGACGGGCGATTCACGAACCGCCTGAAAGACATCCAGGCCCTGTTTGAACAGTCGGGCTTTGCGCCCCGTCTGGAACCGGATTTCAAAGGCTGGAGCCGGGTGCATTTTGCCTGGAACGCCGCGACCATGAGTGTGGCCCTGCGCGAAGGCGGCATGCTGAACTATGCCCATCACTTCGGCGCCATCCGGCATTCGTTCCGGGTGATGCGCGAAACGATGGCGGTGGTCCGGGCAATGGGGACCGAACCCCGACGGTTTTCGGAAAGCCGCATGGCCTACAGCCATTCGTTTGTGGCCGCCCTGATTACCCGGCTGCTGTTCCTGGTCGTTCCTTCCGTAATGACGATAGCCGAAAAACATGCCCGGACTTCGGTGGCCGAGTTAAAAAGCTACTACTACGATCTGTACGCAATGGCCCGCCGCCTGAACGTGCAGACGCCGCTTTTCGACGCGCTCAAACCCACCATCGACGCCTTGCCGGACGCCTCGCTTGAGCCCGCGGCCCAGGCCGAATGGAGCCCCGAAACGGCTTAG